The Streptomyces sp. NBC_00162 genome window below encodes:
- a CDS encoding acyl-CoA dehydrogenase family protein — translation MSSATIETQEHKALRTAVAALGQKYGREYLARVAREGGHPDELWADAAKLGYLGVNLPEEYGGGGGGIAELSIVLEELGAAGCPLLMMVVSPAICGTVISRFGTEAQKRAWLPALADGSRTMAFGITEPDAGSNSHRITTTARRDGDEWVLNGRKVFISGVDIADATLIVGRTEIVSDQGVKSGRLKPCLFIVPREAPGFSRSVIDMELQAAEKQFELTLDEVRLPADALVGDEDAGLLQLFAGLNPERIMTAAFAIGMGRYALAKAVDYAKTRQVWKDPIGAHQAVAHPLAAAHIELELARLMMQKAAHLYDAGDDMGAGEAANMAKYAAAEACVRAVDQSVHTLGGNGLTREYGLASLITASRVARIAPVSREMILSFVSHQTLGLPKSY, via the coding sequence ATGAGCTCCGCCACCATCGAAACCCAAGAGCACAAGGCCCTGCGCACGGCGGTCGCCGCCCTCGGCCAGAAGTACGGCCGTGAGTACCTCGCCCGCGTCGCCCGCGAGGGCGGTCACCCCGACGAACTGTGGGCCGACGCCGCCAAGCTCGGCTACCTCGGCGTCAACCTGCCCGAGGAGTACGGCGGCGGAGGCGGCGGCATCGCCGAACTGTCCATCGTCCTCGAGGAGCTCGGCGCCGCGGGCTGTCCCCTCCTGATGATGGTCGTCTCACCCGCCATCTGCGGCACGGTCATCTCCCGCTTCGGCACCGAGGCCCAGAAGCGGGCCTGGCTCCCCGCCCTCGCCGACGGCAGCCGCACCATGGCCTTCGGCATCACCGAACCCGATGCCGGATCCAACTCCCACCGCATCACCACCACCGCCCGGCGCGACGGCGACGAGTGGGTGCTGAACGGCCGCAAGGTCTTCATCTCCGGCGTGGACATCGCCGACGCCACCCTCATCGTCGGCCGCACCGAGATCGTGTCTGATCAAGGCGTGAAGAGCGGCCGCCTCAAGCCCTGCCTGTTCATCGTCCCGCGCGAGGCCCCCGGCTTCTCCCGGTCGGTCATCGACATGGAACTACAGGCCGCGGAGAAGCAGTTCGAGCTGACCCTGGACGAGGTCCGGCTGCCTGCCGACGCGCTCGTGGGCGACGAGGACGCGGGCCTGCTCCAGCTCTTCGCCGGCCTCAACCCCGAACGCATCATGACCGCCGCCTTCGCCATCGGCATGGGCCGCTACGCGCTCGCCAAGGCCGTCGACTACGCCAAGACCCGCCAGGTGTGGAAGGACCCCATCGGCGCCCACCAGGCCGTGGCCCACCCCCTCGCCGCGGCCCACATCGAGCTGGAACTGGCCCGCCTGATGATGCAGAAGGCCGCCCACCTCTACGACGCCGGCGACGACATGGGCGCCGGCGAGGCCGCGAACATGGCCAAGTACGCCGCCGCGGAGGCCTGCGTCCGGGCGGTGGACCAGTCCGTCCACACCCTCGGCGGCAACGGCCTCACCCGCGAATACGGCCTGGCCTCCCTCATCACCGCCTCCCGCGTGGCCCGCATCGCCCCGGTCAGCCGCGAGATGATCCTCAGCTTCGTCTCCCACCAGACCCTGGGCTTGCCCAAGTCGTACTGA
- a CDS encoding acetyl/propionyl/methylcrotonyl-CoA carboxylase subunit alpha has product MTINSLLVANRGEIAVRVFRTARALGLATVAVHSDPDESALHVRDADVAVRLPGAAPADTYLRGDLIIKAALAAGADAVHPGYGFLSENAGFAREVRAAGLTWIGPPPEAIEAMASKTRAKELMRAAGVPLLEPVDPAAATAADLPLLLKAAAGGGGRGMRVVRELDALKEELEAASAEARSAFGDGEVFAEPYVERGRHVEVQILADSHGTVWALGTRDCSLQRRHQKVIEEAPAPGLPESLRESLHEAAVAAARAVSYQGAGTVEFLVTADGRPYFLEMNTRLQVEHPVTEAVFGLDLVALQLRVAEGTALPLTPPAPVGHAVEARLYAEDPAQDWRPQTGVLHTLAVPGEVRVDTGFTDGDTVGIHYDPMLAKVVAHAPTRAEAVRVLAHALAGARIHGLTTNRELLVRSLRHPEFAAGQLDTGFYKRHLPALTEDAPDATLAALAAALAEAAPAPDAPLAARLGGWRNVRSQPQTRRYTAAGSEATEYTVSYHPVDLPGVRVLAAEPALVTLEVEGIRRLFHVKQNSNKPEIYVDSALGAHTLVPVPRFADPQDRTEPGSLLAPMPGTVVRVAEGLAPGSAVTAGQPLLWLEAMKMEHRILAPASGTLTALHAATGQQVEFGALLAVVQEETPS; this is encoded by the coding sequence ATGACCATCAACTCCCTCCTCGTGGCCAACCGCGGCGAGATCGCCGTCCGCGTCTTCCGCACCGCCCGCGCCCTGGGCCTGGCCACAGTCGCCGTCCACTCCGACCCCGACGAGAGCGCACTGCACGTACGTGACGCCGACGTGGCCGTACGGCTGCCCGGCGCGGCCCCCGCCGACACCTACCTGCGCGGCGACCTGATCATCAAGGCCGCCCTCGCCGCGGGCGCCGATGCCGTCCACCCCGGCTACGGCTTCCTCTCCGAGAACGCCGGCTTCGCCCGCGAGGTCCGGGCCGCCGGGCTGACCTGGATCGGCCCGCCCCCCGAGGCCATCGAGGCCATGGCCTCCAAGACCCGGGCCAAGGAGCTGATGCGCGCCGCCGGGGTGCCGCTCCTCGAACCCGTCGACCCGGCTGCCGCCACCGCCGCCGATCTGCCCCTGCTCCTCAAGGCGGCCGCCGGGGGCGGTGGCCGCGGGATGCGCGTGGTCCGCGAACTCGACGCGCTCAAGGAGGAGCTGGAGGCCGCCTCCGCCGAGGCCCGCTCGGCCTTCGGCGACGGCGAGGTCTTCGCCGAGCCCTACGTCGAGCGCGGCCGCCACGTCGAGGTGCAGATCCTCGCCGACTCCCACGGCACCGTCTGGGCTCTGGGCACCCGCGACTGCTCCCTCCAGCGGCGCCACCAGAAGGTCATCGAGGAGGCCCCGGCCCCCGGCCTGCCGGAAAGCCTGCGCGAAAGCCTCCACGAGGCCGCGGTCGCCGCCGCCCGCGCCGTCTCCTACCAGGGCGCCGGCACCGTCGAGTTCCTCGTCACCGCCGACGGACGCCCGTACTTCCTGGAGATGAACACCCGCCTCCAGGTCGAACACCCCGTCACCGAAGCGGTCTTCGGCCTCGACCTCGTCGCCCTCCAGCTGCGCGTCGCCGAGGGCACGGCCCTGCCCCTGACACCCCCGGCGCCCGTCGGCCATGCCGTCGAGGCCCGCCTCTACGCCGAGGACCCCGCCCAGGACTGGCGCCCGCAGACCGGAGTCCTGCACACCCTCGCCGTGCCCGGGGAGGTCCGCGTCGACACCGGCTTCACCGACGGGGACACCGTCGGCATCCACTACGACCCCATGCTCGCCAAGGTCGTCGCCCACGCCCCGACCCGCGCCGAGGCCGTACGCGTCCTCGCCCACGCCCTGGCCGGAGCCCGCATCCACGGGCTCACCACCAACCGCGAGCTCCTCGTACGGTCCCTGCGCCACCCGGAGTTCGCCGCCGGACAGCTCGACACCGGCTTCTACAAGCGCCACCTCCCCGCCCTCACCGAGGACGCCCCGGACGCCACCCTGGCCGCCCTGGCCGCGGCCCTCGCCGAAGCGGCCCCGGCCCCGGACGCCCCCCTGGCCGCGCGCCTGGGCGGCTGGCGCAACGTCCGCTCCCAGCCCCAGACCCGCCGCTACACCGCGGCCGGCAGCGAGGCCACCGAATACACGGTGAGCTACCACCCGGTGGACCTGCCCGGAGTCCGGGTCCTGGCCGCCGAACCCGCCCTCGTCACCCTCGAAGTCGAGGGAATCCGACGGCTGTTCCACGTGAAACAAAATTCGAACAAGCCGGAGATCTACGTCGATTCGGCGCTCGGCGCCCACACCCTCGTCCCCGTCCCCCGGTTCGCGGACCCCCAGGACCGCACCGAACCGGGCTCCCTGCTCGCCCCCATGCCCGGCACCGTCGTCCGCGTCGCCGAGGGCCTCGCCCCCGGCAGCGCCGTCACCGCCGGGCAGCCCCTGCTCTGGCTGGAGGCGATGAAGATGGAACACCGCATCCTCGCGCCCGCCTCCGGCACGCTCACCGCGCTCCACGCCGCCACCGGCCAACAGGTCGAGTTCGGCGCCCTGCTCGCCGTAGTCCAGGAGGAAACGCCGTCATGA
- a CDS encoding acyl-CoA carboxylase subunit beta, producing the protein MTRLGTTVDPHAPEHAQARTAALERLAALDAEHAKALAGGGEKYTARHRARGKLLARERIELLLDPDTPFLELSPLAAWGSDYPIGASMVTGIGTVEGVQCLVTANDPTVRGGASNPWTLKKALRANEIARQNRLPCISLVESGGADLPSQKEIFIPGGAIFRDLTRLSAEGIPTIAVVFGNSTAGGAYVPGMSDHTIMIKDRSKVFLGGPPLVKMATGEESDDESLGGADMHARSSGLADYFALDEHDAIRQARRVVARLNHRTAHAEPPKAEEPAYDPEELLGIVPPDLKTPFDPREVIARIVDGSDFDEFKPLYGTSLVTGWATLHGYPVGVLANAQGVLFSAESQKAAQFIQLANQRDIPLLFLHNTTGYMVGKEYEQGGIIKHGSMMINAVSNSRVPHLSVLIGASYGAGHYGMCGRAFEPRFLFAWPSAKSAVMGPQQLAGVLSIVARQSAAAKGQPYDEEADAGMRAFVEAQIESESLPAFLSGRLYDDGIIDPRDTRTVLGLCLSAVHNAPVEGARGGFGVFRM; encoded by the coding sequence ATGACCCGCCTCGGCACCACCGTCGACCCCCACGCCCCCGAGCACGCGCAGGCCCGTACCGCCGCCCTGGAACGCCTGGCCGCGCTCGACGCCGAGCACGCCAAGGCGCTCGCCGGCGGCGGCGAGAAGTACACCGCCCGCCACCGGGCCCGCGGCAAGCTCCTGGCCCGCGAGCGCATCGAGCTGCTCCTCGACCCGGACACCCCGTTCCTGGAGCTGTCCCCGCTCGCCGCCTGGGGCAGCGACTACCCCATCGGCGCCTCCATGGTCACCGGCATCGGCACGGTCGAGGGCGTCCAGTGCCTGGTCACCGCCAACGACCCCACCGTCCGCGGCGGCGCCAGCAACCCCTGGACCCTGAAGAAGGCCCTCCGGGCCAACGAGATCGCCCGGCAGAACCGGCTCCCCTGCATCAGCCTCGTGGAGTCCGGCGGCGCCGACCTGCCCTCCCAGAAGGAGATCTTCATCCCGGGCGGCGCGATCTTCCGCGACCTCACCCGGCTCTCCGCCGAGGGCATCCCGACCATCGCCGTCGTCTTCGGCAACTCCACCGCCGGAGGCGCGTACGTCCCCGGCATGTCCGATCACACCATCATGATCAAGGACCGCTCCAAGGTGTTCCTCGGCGGTCCGCCGCTGGTCAAGATGGCCACCGGCGAGGAGAGCGACGACGAGTCCCTCGGCGGAGCGGACATGCACGCCCGCAGCTCCGGCCTCGCCGACTACTTCGCCCTCGACGAGCACGACGCGATCCGCCAGGCCCGCCGCGTCGTCGCCCGCCTGAACCACCGCACGGCGCACGCGGAGCCCCCGAAGGCCGAGGAGCCGGCGTACGACCCCGAAGAGCTCCTCGGGATCGTCCCGCCGGACCTGAAGACCCCCTTCGACCCCCGCGAGGTCATCGCCCGCATCGTCGACGGCTCCGACTTCGACGAGTTCAAGCCGCTCTACGGCACCAGCCTCGTCACCGGCTGGGCCACCCTGCACGGCTACCCGGTCGGCGTCCTCGCCAACGCCCAGGGCGTGCTGTTCAGCGCCGAGTCGCAGAAGGCCGCCCAGTTCATCCAGCTCGCCAACCAGCGCGACATCCCGCTGCTCTTCCTCCACAACACCACGGGCTACATGGTCGGCAAGGAGTACGAGCAGGGCGGCATCATCAAGCACGGCTCGATGATGATCAACGCGGTCTCCAACTCCCGCGTCCCGCACCTCTCCGTCCTGATCGGGGCCTCCTACGGCGCCGGCCACTACGGCATGTGCGGCCGCGCCTTCGAGCCCCGGTTCCTCTTCGCCTGGCCCAGCGCCAAATCCGCCGTCATGGGCCCCCAGCAGCTCGCCGGGGTGCTCTCGATCGTGGCCCGGCAGTCCGCCGCCGCCAAGGGACAGCCGTACGACGAAGAGGCCGACGCCGGCATGCGCGCCTTCGTGGAGGCACAGATCGAGTCCGAGTCCCTGCCGGCCTTCCTGTCCGGGCGGCTGTACGACGACGGGATCATCGACCCCCGCGACACCCGAACCGTCCTCGGCCTGTGCCTGTCCGCCGTCCACAACGCCCCCGTCGAGGGCGCCCGCGGCGGCTTCGGCGTCTTCCGGATGTGA
- a CDS encoding acyclic terpene utilization AtuA family protein, whose protein sequence is MTRRPLLIGNASGFYGDRFDALREMLTGGPLDVVTGDYLAELTMLILGRDRLKNPDLGYAKTFLRQLEEGLGLAHERGVRIVANAGGLNPAGLADAVRALAAKAGVPVTVAHVEGDDLMPYSEGALTANAYLGGAGITACLRAGADVVVTGRVTDAALVSGPAAWWFDWAPDDHDRLAGAVVAGHVLECGTQATGGNYSFFTAHDVRRPGFPLAEISEDGSSVITKHPGTGGVVSAGTVTAQLLYETQGVRYLGPDVTARLDAVRLSGDGPDRVRVSGVLGEPPPSSLKVGVTRIGGWRNEVVFVLTGLDIEAKARLVRSQLSDALEGVATVDWTLARTDHEDAPTEETASALLRLVVRDPSPDRVGRELTSAAIELALASYPGFHVTTPPGPAQPYGVFTSALIPADEVPHTAVLPDGTRLPMPAAPHDPAPPGGPPGRSLGELEERGLGRSPSFGKGRVGESPAGPTTRAPLGAVAGARSGDKGGDANIGVWVESDAAWDWLHRTLTVETLQDLLPETAGLPVTRHALPNLRALNFTLTGILGDGVASGHRFDPQAKALGEWLRARHLDIPNHLLSAPEGTGS, encoded by the coding sequence ATGACGCGCCGCCCCCTGCTGATCGGCAATGCCTCGGGTTTCTACGGGGACCGGTTCGACGCCCTGCGCGAGATGCTGACCGGCGGCCCGCTGGACGTGGTGACCGGGGACTACCTGGCCGAGCTGACCATGCTCATCCTCGGCCGCGACCGCCTGAAGAACCCGGACCTCGGCTACGCGAAGACCTTCCTGCGCCAGCTGGAGGAGGGGCTCGGGCTCGCGCACGAGCGGGGCGTACGGATCGTCGCGAACGCGGGCGGCCTGAACCCGGCCGGACTGGCAGACGCCGTACGGGCGCTGGCGGCCAAGGCGGGTGTTCCCGTCACCGTCGCGCACGTCGAGGGCGACGACCTGATGCCGTACTCCGAGGGTGCGCTGACCGCCAACGCCTACCTCGGGGGCGCCGGGATCACCGCCTGCCTGCGGGCGGGCGCGGACGTGGTCGTGACCGGCCGGGTCACGGACGCGGCGCTGGTCAGCGGACCGGCGGCCTGGTGGTTCGACTGGGCGCCGGACGACCACGACAGGCTGGCGGGGGCGGTGGTCGCGGGCCACGTCCTGGAATGCGGCACCCAGGCCACCGGCGGGAACTACTCGTTCTTCACCGCGCACGACGTCCGCCGCCCCGGCTTCCCCCTCGCGGAGATCTCCGAGGACGGCTCCTCGGTGATCACCAAGCACCCGGGGACGGGCGGAGTCGTCTCGGCCGGCACCGTCACCGCCCAACTCCTCTACGAAACCCAGGGCGTCCGCTACCTCGGCCCAGACGTGACCGCCCGCCTGGACGCTGTCCGGCTGTCCGGGGACGGCCCCGACCGCGTCCGCGTCTCGGGCGTGCTCGGCGAACCGCCGCCGTCCTCCCTCAAGGTGGGCGTCACCCGCATCGGCGGCTGGCGCAACGAGGTGGTCTTCGTCCTGACCGGCCTGGACATCGAGGCGAAGGCGCGGCTGGTCCGCTCCCAGCTGTCCGATGCCCTGGAGGGCGTGGCCACCGTCGACTGGACCCTTGCCCGCACCGACCACGAGGACGCCCCGACGGAGGAGACGGCGAGTGCCCTGCTGCGCCTGGTGGTCCGCGACCCGTCTCCGGACCGGGTGGGCCGCGAGCTGACCTCGGCGGCGATCGAACTCGCCCTGGCCAGCTACCCGGGCTTCCACGTCACGACCCCACCGGGCCCGGCCCAGCCGTACGGGGTCTTCACCTCGGCCCTGATCCCGGCGGACGAGGTCCCCCACACCGCGGTCCTCCCGGACGGCACCCGCCTGCCGATGCCCGCTGCGCCGCACGATCCAGCCCCTCCTGGGGGTCCCCCCGGACGGAGTCTGGGGGAGCTTGAGGAGCGGGGTCTGGGGCGGAGCCCCAGTTTCGGGAAGGGGCGGGTAGGGGAGAGCCCCGCAGGGCCCACCACCCGCGCCCCCCTGGGGGCGGTGGCCGGGGCCCGCAGCGGAGACAAGGGCGGCGACGCCAACATCGGCGTGTGGGTCGAGTCCGACGCCGCATGGGACTGGCTGCACCGCACCCTCACGGTGGAGACCCTCCAGGACCTGCTCCCCGAGACCGCCGGTCTCCCCGTCACCCGTCACGCGCTCCCGAACCTCCGGGCCCTGAACTTCACCCTCACCGGCATCCTCGGCGACGGCGTCGCCTCAGGCCACCGCTTCGACCCCCAGGCCAAGGCCCTCGGCGAATGGCTCCGCGCCCGCCACCTCGACATCCCGAACCACCTACTGTCCGCCCCGGAGGGGACCGGCTCATGA
- a CDS encoding TIGR03084 family metal-binding protein, which translates to MPDPSAVDATAAVFADLREEGRELDALVGELSGPDWARPTPAPGWSIAHQIAHLHWTDRAALLSLIDAAGFGLMVEEALKAPDSFVDEGAEEGAALPPAELLARWRSGRTGLDAALAAASPDTRFPWYGPPMKAASMASARLMETWAHGQDVADALGVRRTPTARLRHVARIGVRARDYAYAVRGLPAPAEEFRVELTAPDGAGVWTYGPPDAPQRVTGPALDFCLLVTQRAHRADLSLAATGPDADRWLDIAQAFAGPAGPGRAPEGSR; encoded by the coding sequence GTGCCCGATCCGTCCGCCGTCGATGCCACCGCAGCCGTCTTCGCCGACCTGCGCGAGGAGGGGCGGGAACTCGACGCCCTGGTCGGGGAGTTGTCCGGCCCCGACTGGGCCCGGCCCACCCCCGCGCCCGGCTGGAGCATCGCCCACCAGATCGCCCACCTGCACTGGACCGACCGGGCCGCGCTGCTCTCCCTCATCGACGCCGCCGGCTTCGGCCTCATGGTCGAGGAGGCCCTCAAGGCCCCCGACTCCTTCGTCGACGAGGGGGCGGAAGAGGGCGCGGCGCTGCCGCCCGCCGAGCTGCTCGCCCGCTGGCGGTCCGGGCGCACCGGCCTCGACGCGGCCCTCGCCGCGGCCTCGCCCGACACCCGCTTCCCCTGGTACGGGCCCCCGATGAAGGCCGCCTCGATGGCGAGCGCACGGCTGATGGAGACCTGGGCGCACGGCCAGGACGTCGCCGACGCGCTCGGCGTACGCCGCACCCCGACGGCACGGCTGCGGCACGTGGCCCGGATCGGGGTACGGGCCCGCGACTACGCCTACGCCGTACGCGGACTGCCCGCGCCCGCCGAGGAGTTCCGGGTGGAGCTGACGGCCCCCGACGGCGCCGGGGTGTGGACGTACGGGCCCCCGGACGCCCCGCAGCGGGTCACGGGCCCGGCGCTCGACTTCTGCCTCCTGGTGACCCAGCGGGCCCACCGCGCCGACCTGTCCCTGGCCGCGACCGGCCCCGACGCGGACCGCTGGCTCGACATCGCGCAGGCCTTCGCGGGCCCGGCGGGCCCCGGCCGCGCGCCGGAAGGCTCCCGATGA
- a CDS encoding CocE/NonD family hydrolase, with product MTPAARTPQPPQGPQTPFSLYPELDANALNAYVTALESGDVTGLSPARAAEVAEVRAVVVFTRGKVTGADGDLLDAALWRHTGSLPRPLIVMPSPWTSLGWLVYAVQAGIFAARGYNVLAYTTRGFPGSEGQVEVAGPLDVVDGSRALDHLIERTAGPVTRIGFLGDSYGSGISQLVAAHDTRVDAVVALSSWGDLGEAFYENSTRHVEAVRALLKAAEKARLSPQTQSVFDNVLANRDIQGTLAWAETRSPFTHIKELNRRQVPVLYAHAWHETLFPANQTLKMFNELTGPKRMVLSIGDHSGPESSGMFGLPNRIWTEAHRWFDHHLKEIENGIGDEGQVLSEVMWNQTLEPRPTWPSLTEHIHRLHLAGSGELAEAPEAGWTATVLCGVDTPATVADAVVLSGYAEMAGRPKVYPTGEIDRSVAAVWASAPVEETTRLRGTPKLRVTYRAPNPGSAFVAYLLDTAPDGTAHIVTHAPYTDLDSPPDSLISADIDLQATAYDVPRGNRLMLVIDARDPFYGDANLPRATLAFTSPEATPSYLDLPLG from the coding sequence GTGACTCCAGCCGCCCGAACCCCGCAGCCTCCCCAGGGTCCCCAGACCCCCTTCTCCCTCTACCCCGAACTCGACGCGAACGCCCTGAACGCCTACGTCACCGCCCTCGAGAGCGGTGACGTCACCGGCCTCTCCCCCGCCCGCGCCGCCGAGGTCGCCGAGGTCCGGGCCGTCGTCGTCTTCACCCGCGGCAAGGTGACCGGCGCCGACGGGGACCTGCTCGACGCCGCGCTCTGGCGCCACACCGGCAGCCTGCCGCGCCCGCTGATCGTGATGCCCTCGCCGTGGACCAGCCTGGGCTGGCTCGTGTACGCCGTCCAGGCGGGCATCTTCGCGGCCCGCGGCTACAACGTCCTCGCCTACACCACCCGCGGCTTCCCCGGCTCCGAGGGCCAGGTGGAGGTGGCGGGCCCGCTCGACGTCGTCGACGGCAGCCGGGCCCTGGACCACCTCATCGAGCGCACCGCCGGCCCGGTGACGAGGATCGGCTTCCTCGGGGACTCGTACGGTTCGGGCATCAGCCAGCTGGTCGCCGCGCACGACACCCGCGTCGACGCCGTGGTCGCGCTCAGCAGCTGGGGTGACCTCGGGGAGGCGTTCTACGAGAACTCCACCCGCCACGTCGAAGCCGTACGGGCCCTGCTCAAGGCGGCCGAGAAGGCGAGGCTGAGCCCGCAGACGCAGAGCGTCTTCGACAACGTCCTCGCCAACCGCGACATCCAGGGCACCCTGGCGTGGGCGGAGACGCGCTCGCCCTTCACGCACATCAAGGAGCTCAACCGCCGCCAGGTGCCGGTCCTCTACGCGCACGCCTGGCACGAGACGCTCTTCCCGGCCAACCAGACGCTGAAGATGTTCAACGAACTGACCGGCCCCAAGCGCATGGTCCTGTCCATCGGCGACCACTCCGGCCCCGAGTCCTCGGGCATGTTCGGGCTGCCGAACCGGATCTGGACGGAAGCCCACCGCTGGTTCGACCACCACCTCAAGGAGATCGAGAACGGCATCGGCGACGAGGGCCAGGTGCTCAGCGAGGTCATGTGGAACCAGACCCTCGAACCCCGCCCGACCTGGCCCTCCCTCACCGAGCACATCCACCGGCTGCACCTGGCGGGCAGCGGGGAACTGGCCGAGGCGCCGGAGGCCGGCTGGACGGCGACCGTGCTGTGCGGGGTGGACACCCCGGCGACCGTCGCCGACGCGGTCGTCCTGTCCGGCTACGCGGAGATGGCCGGCCGGCCGAAGGTCTACCCGACGGGCGAGATCGACCGCTCCGTCGCCGCCGTGTGGGCGTCGGCCCCGGTGGAGGAGACCACCCGGCTGCGGGGCACGCCGAAACTGCGGGTCACCTACCGGGCGCCCAACCCCGGCTCCGCCTTCGTGGCGTACCTCCTCGACACGGCGCCCGACGGGACGGCGCACATCGTCACGCACGCCCCGTACACCGATCTCGACTCGCCGCCCGACAGCCTGATCAGCGCGGACATCGACCTCCAGGCCACGGCGTACGACGTCCCGCGCGGCAACCGGCTGATGCTGGTGATCGACGCCCGCGACCCCTTCTACGGTGACGCCAACCTGCCGCGCGCGACGCTGGCGTTCACCTCACCGGAGGCGACGCCCTCGTACCTGGACCTGCCGCTCGGCTGA
- a CDS encoding caspase family protein, which yields MTDRALLVGIDEYPDPANRLNSCIADTAAFKDLLGKLGFADSEIRVLHDADATLDRTREGLDWLCQGAQPGDRRVFFQSSHGYRYLKGDVMTEVLCCYDEFLEDTELVRRTAGLPRGVLTVILDACHSGGMEKTFFLDKATRLVRTKVFTAPPEKALSKANTLTACRAVKPFGRPALRDESSLLFNFANSPGKAFVPKGVVPGTGELNGILITACRADQTAAAGSAPTDWLSAFTYALLREVDGAIPVADLVSRAADRLASLNMSQTPCIFAPSGREEQLARTLISMAEVSKELIRKVEDLLKSASFAMDTAAKSPSASFGSEGSATKGTSEMTTTLKVDKAVDTFLDELKKASNKTAGKDFVSGDGWYSDVQTCSALFAPAIAAAAPPPGQGKALRPTLDNPYNLAEPKFWDAIFEAGSILIPAVIDELTKSAAPVGGAAKGDVHAQIAQKIPSEFRGNDKFFGLVETLVAVGLPLAIEAFSKDYKKDHQAYDGGKIDLPLPAGLSEAERKSWLSAALNVAADCLPPLIRALS from the coding sequence ATGACAGATCGGGCACTACTCGTCGGAATCGACGAATACCCGGATCCGGCGAATCGCCTGAACAGCTGTATCGCCGACACGGCGGCCTTCAAGGACCTGCTGGGAAAGCTCGGATTCGCCGATTCGGAGATCCGCGTCCTGCACGACGCCGACGCCACCCTGGACCGAACCAGGGAGGGGCTGGACTGGCTCTGCCAAGGCGCGCAGCCGGGCGATCGCCGGGTCTTCTTCCAGTCGTCCCACGGATACCGCTATCTCAAGGGTGACGTGATGACGGAAGTCCTCTGCTGCTACGACGAGTTCCTGGAGGACACGGAGCTGGTCCGACGTACAGCGGGGTTGCCGCGCGGAGTGCTCACCGTGATCCTCGACGCCTGCCACTCCGGGGGCATGGAGAAGACCTTCTTCCTCGACAAGGCCACCCGCCTCGTACGGACCAAGGTGTTCACGGCGCCGCCGGAAAAGGCCCTCTCGAAGGCGAACACGCTGACGGCCTGTCGTGCGGTGAAGCCGTTCGGCCGGCCGGCGCTGCGCGACGAGTCGTCCCTGCTCTTCAACTTCGCGAACTCGCCGGGCAAGGCGTTCGTACCCAAGGGGGTCGTGCCCGGTACCGGTGAACTGAACGGCATCCTGATCACGGCATGCCGCGCGGACCAGACCGCCGCCGCGGGCAGCGCGCCGACCGACTGGCTCTCGGCGTTCACCTACGCCCTCCTGCGCGAAGTGGACGGGGCCATCCCGGTCGCGGACCTGGTGTCCCGGGCCGCGGACCGGCTGGCATCGCTCAACATGAGCCAGACCCCGTGCATCTTTGCCCCGTCCGGCCGCGAGGAGCAGCTCGCCCGGACGCTCATCTCCATGGCCGAGGTGAGCAAGGAGCTGATCAGGAAGGTCGAAGACCTCCTCAAGTCCGCATCCTTCGCGATGGACACAGCAGCGAAGTCCCCCTCCGCTTCCTTCGGATCCGAAGGAAGCGCAACGAAAGGAACATCCGAGATGACCACCACCCTCAAGGTCGACAAGGCCGTCGACACCTTCCTCGACGAACTGAAGAAGGCGAGCAACAAGACCGCCGGCAAGGACTTCGTCTCCGGCGACGGCTGGTACTCCGACGTGCAGACGTGCAGTGCCCTCTTCGCCCCGGCCATCGCCGCGGCGGCGCCGCCTCCCGGGCAGGGCAAGGCGCTCCGCCCGACGCTGGACAACCCGTACAACCTCGCCGAGCCGAAGTTCTGGGACGCGATCTTCGAAGCAGGCAGCATTCTCATCCCTGCGGTGATCGACGAGCTCACCAAGAGCGCCGCTCCTGTCGGTGGCGCCGCGAAGGGTGACGTCCACGCGCAGATCGCGCAGAAGATCCCGTCCGAGTTCCGCGGCAACGACAAGTTCTTCGGCCTCGTCGAGACGCTGGTGGCCGTCGGGCTGCCGCTGGCCATCGAGGCGTTCAGCAAGGACTACAAGAAGGACCACCAGGCGTACGACGGCGGGAAGATCGACCTGCCGCTTCCTGCGGGCCTGTCCGAGGCGGAGCGCAAGAGCTGGCTCTCGGCCGCGCTCAACGTGGCCGCCGACTGTCTGCCGCCCCTCATCAGGGCCCTGTCCTGA